The following nucleotide sequence is from Populus trichocarpa isolate Nisqually-1 chromosome 11, P.trichocarpa_v4.1, whole genome shotgun sequence.
CAGCCAGGGCCCTGATCACCCGGGATACAGGTCAACCTGTCAAGTCAGGCCAGGTCTAATAACTATAAAATCAGTAAAGGCAATTATGCTACGTTTTAATGAGAACATCGATATGGATGAATGGTAATATAAGAAAAGCTAGAACAATCACATTCTACAAAAGATATAGATCCCGTGAAGGTCAATTAAGGTGATTCAGCCATGTTCCATGCAAACCTTTAGTTGTGCCAGGGAAAGAGAGTCATTTAAGGAAAAGGTGAAAGGAGTAAAAGATAAACCACAAATTACTTAGGTTGAACATGACTACACTTGAGTAGAAGGGATAAAGGGAGTAGGATAGCGAGACAAAAAAAATGACAGGTTGAAGTTTTATAAAGGAATCTGATTTCAAAAAGCTAGTTGAAATAAAGGTCTAACCAACCCCAACTAGTTTAGGAATAAGTTGAGTTGAGCTGATTTGATTAATAAGATTTGAATTAGACATTTTTTTCATGGATGACTATTAAGTTGTCcttgttaaagaatcatctcaacctaaaagcttaagctattaagtGAACCTCAAGATATactatatattattctctaatacatctTCTTAAGTGAAAGTCTTTCTAGCTTAAAACTTACGCAAGCCTACTCTtgtactattaattaattttaattacaagaaaGAATGAGGGTGATGAAATTTAAACTCGTGACTATTTGATCAACAAGACTTTGATACAAtgtcaaagaattatctcaactcAAAAGCTTAATTTATTAGGTGAAacctcaagatataatttatgttacACTCTAATAACCATCAACTAGTGAAAAAAGAAACTTATTAGAGGATTGTATATGTCATTGTCAATGTTTTAGATACTAAATGACTCGTGTTCTCTCCCAATTGAAATGAGATATTAAAAAGTGCACGAGCATCGAAGAATGCAACCATAGGATGAAGACAATGAACACTCACGCCCCAATTCTGTGGCCGAGATGGTGGATCAAGTTTCATGACCTCTGCCTCCAATGCCTTCTTGGCTTTGTAGTATGGGACATTTTTCACAACAATAGGATCGTCCCTGGCACGAATAGGATCTATTGAGATCAGGGCCTGCAAATGATTATTTAACTCAAATGAAGCTTTTGGCAAAACAATGAACTATACGCGATTCCACCAAGtagatatttaaattcaaaagagTTTGATTAGCAAGACAATCAAAGAaattaggaaagaaaaaagaataactaCCATTATGAGCATATTTTATTAGATCATATAGAACCCACACCTTATGGTGGACTGATATAACAGTTCATGATAAATGTCAAATATAGCTCTTCATCATGGTTAATGAAAAGATaacaattactaaaaaaataaaaagacaagagTGCCACGTTGTAGGATGACATTTTAAACGACAGCTGCTAATTTTTCCCATGGATGAGCCTTGGGCATCCTTTCAAAAGCAGAGATTCAACTTCCAAACTTTGACATCAAACCTAATCAATCATTATGTGAATACTGGATAGATAAAATGATGGGCAGGTCCGCTATTTGTTCcattcaaaaattatttgagcTTCTATCAGTTGAGGCAGTCAGTAAATTACAGCAAGCTATACTTCTCAATATGTTTGCTAACTACATCACTATTGTCCTGAACATTGAAGAGACATGGAGTTAATGACTGGATAGAAGAGCAggatattatttgaaaagcttGGTAGGCAATTCTATGAATTTGCTCGACTAAGGACCCTATACTAGCATGCCAATGAAACTCACTCAACAGCTAGTTGAAATGTGCAGGAGTGCATTTCAGGTCCTCCAAGCACTTGCTAAGTTGTGGAACATCAACCTCACATAAATTCAAGCTGCTTATAGAAATTCCATCATTCagctaaactaaataaaaatttgaaatgtagtcaatatattttttttcctcctagGTTTGCAGTTATTTAAACAGAAAACATAAGCCCACACGAgctactataaaataaaaatttaaataataacaacCAGATgtcatttacaaataaaataggAGTATAAGCTTATAAGTTCTTGTCCCCccactttgataaaatatttatcgATATGGAGAACCACAAATTGGAAAGtagcaaaacaaattgaaatttgcTTCATATGATGGATTCACTGAAATAAAGTGGCTGCAACACACGGAATAATTACAACTAATAACAATCTTTTCAGTTTACTACGAAACCCAGAAGGGTGAGTATAACAAACACACAGCAAGGATTGGAAGCAAAGTATTTGACTGCATGCTCTCATTGTCCTCTTAAATGGACCAAATAATCTCATAAACAAGATCACACTTTTAATGTGTCAACGCATTTCATGATTAGATTCTTTAAATATAAGAAGATGGTCTTACTTCCTGCAAGTGCTCCCAACCAGGTTTTCGCTTGGCTACCATATCTCGTAGTTGATCGTATCTCATTGATTCCTAAACCCAACACAGAAAACCAAGTTGTTAAAAGAGGTACTGTGACACTTGTGCTTTGAAAACTCTAATAAATGTAAAAGACCTGCCAGTTTGACTAATTACCCTATAAGGTCTTAATATCTTGAATGGATTggatcataattttttacagGGTTCTGATTCTgtttttaaggggaaaaaacaaaaagggtagGCATGAATGGCTAAAGGACTGCATATAGAGATCCACATTAATCACTTATTTATTTAGCATGTATCATTCAATGAATATATGATATGCATGTCATCACTTATTCATCTAGCATGTGCTAAAGTAACAGAGTTCACGTCAAATAAGCTTAGACTTTTCAGATGGATTATGAACCATTCAATAAATATAGCATATGCATGTCAGCACTTTATTGCTTAGCATGGACTAAAGTTACAGAAGCTTAATCAAAGCAGCTTGGACTTTTCCAGGAACAGTGCCACAAGAAAATGATGAATGACATAGAAAATAACATCAACAAACATATGAGGCAAAGGAAGCAAAATTGACTAGATACCTTGTACTGCCACCAAATTTTCTGCTTGATATCACCATCATAGTTGAAGCCACCCATAATCTCAGGAAAGGAAAACAACCAAAATGCAGCAATGCTGGGATCTTTCATGCTATCAACTATATGCTGAAACAGCAAAAAgtcaaaactatattattttctatgaaCATGATAAATTgaaatcaggtaaagatgccTCCACTTTGAAAATCATGCTATCCTCTAATTTGTCAGATGACAGATCATAGCGATCACTTTCCAATGGATATCTAAACAACAAACATGAGTGGATTCCCAAATACAGAgtttatcaaaaagaaaagaaatataagtaAAACATGAAGATGCTAGACATGTGGGGTTCTTCCCCACATGTCTACATGAAGCTTCTGGGATAAGCTGGTGGAGTCATGGTGTGCGGCAAGAATGCCATAGCAGATAATGAAATGGATCAATGAGAAGGTGAAGAAATGAGAAATCTTAGTGGGGTATAATATACATGGCTTGTAAGGAGAGGCGTAAGGAATCTGCATGGTAAATGCTCCCAAACTTAGGATAAGTATGGATACTATAAATTGAAATATCCCTTGGTTAAGGGGGTATGATGTCAGAGCTCTTGAAGGTTTATGATTAAGGAATATAGACACTTAAAAAGGGAGTATTACCCAAGGATACAATATCAAGCCAAATGTAGTAAAATTAGATTAGAGAGAGGTGACAATAGGTATGTATTGTAACTAGAATGCAGAGTCAACACTAAGCCAGTCAGAAAGAAATTGCAAGACAACATGTGCCCAAGAGGGCTCATACTTGCATTTGATTCAAGTAGGAAAGAACAAGAATGCACAAGACACCTCTAGCAGGGTCCCAATTTGAGCAAACCCATGTCTCTAAAGGTATCTCGTTAATTTAGGATTCTCAGGTTAACAATGACCATCCTGCCAATCCACCATCGATCCTATATGCACAGGAATAAGACATAAAATGTCCTAAATTGCTTGAAATTCATAATGGGTATTTGTTCTCCATGGAAGCATTGTCCAATTCATGCAAGACTATGTGTGGAAAGAAAGGATGACTAGTTTGACTAGCTTGATCATGATAATATTAGAGTACTTCATTGAGATGAAGATGGGCATGTAAATGGCTTATATTTCGTAATTATGATGGTTGGCTTCCAATGGGCAAAGTAAAGTAATGATGCTACAAGATTTCGTAAAGGTGGCATGATACTAGCCTCATAAGGATATTCCATCTTGCTCAAGACATTGTAGGCTTGCCATGGGGGCTCCATTATCTGCAGAAAGTCAAACCATTACAAGGATTGACAAGTTGATTAATTGGACTAGAAAGTAAATCACAAAGGGTAATCCAATAAGCACCAATGActagatttttcaaaaaataaataatggaaaCTGATGAGAACATAGACCACATCTGAATAATCTCAACACGCTCTTACAATTTACTACTGTTGCtgctattattttgttttatcacCCATGGTGCTACCAGATAATTAGCCAAATATACTTACCCTCAgtgacattttgtttttgtgttgctGAATATTCCTAGGTTGGCAACCATTCAGAGTCTATCTAGGATTAttgatcttcttcttcattttttccccttttgaaGAATTTCCAGTTGATCTAAATGGATCACAAAATCAATACACCGGAAAACAGATATTCCACTGCAGTGTAATGCCATTCAGTTCCATTATGGAGCATAGCTTTGATGTTTAAAGCTTTTAGTTCAGGAATCTTCACTTTAGAACAATCAAAGACTTGGGTTTTTAAAGTAGTTACACTGCCATGCATAGCAACATAAAATGTTAGTTACAAGGATTGCTTCCTAGCAATGTCAACCATGTTGTTCATACAAACTCAGCAGATGCCAGAGAGAGATTGAATCTTTAAATTTTGGTTGTAATGATCACATTGAAAGTCTGGAGCTACTTGACTGTATTCATATTATGCGGTCATAGACAAAAACCTGCATCagcaaattcacaaaaaaaaatgaaaaacttacATCGTCCGCAGAGATCCTgacttgtaatttgtttttgcattcaGGGCAGCTCATTACACCCTGCAACATCAATAAATATTGCACCCAAAGATCATAACTGACATTTTTCATGCACGGAAAAGTTGTTCAGCTTATGCTCAAAGAGAGGCAAAGCATGTGCCATGGACACCACTTCCTCAATTATTGTAACAAACATTAGTTCGGAAGAATAGTAAAaagcatatttttattaaactatttgGTAAGGTGAAGATGTGCATTTCTGATCAAAATAGACTGAAGTCAGACTGTCAGAGAGAAGCTTTCAGAATATGATATAACAGAACATCAGGTTCAAACTACCAATATCAATACTAATGTACAGGGATGAAAACTTGGATAGACATACTTGGCAATACAAGTCTTACCGTTCCATCACAAGTTGGACAGTCTTTAGATGGCAAAGGCATGTTAAGATCCATGGAGGAGGGAAGGTGCACCAGCTCAGCTCGATTGTCAGCAATGGCATCTGCAATACATTCAGCTGTAGCCTTCTCACCACTGCAAAAGTATCcatagaagacaaaaaaaacagcATATAAACAATTCAAGAGCACTATACTTTTGGTTACAGAACTCATTGGAAAGAGTAAATTATTCATTAAAGATAACATGTCCAGCAAAAAGAACTTTCAGTGCATGCTGATTTTGCTTTGCGATGTACAAAATAATCTCTATAAGATTCATGTTGAGGCAACCAATAATCTCTATAAGATTCATGAAGAGGCAACCATGAAGACAGGAACTACAAAAAAAAGGCCGTTATGTTTCTCGAAACAGGATTCTAGGAACTAGGAAAGGGACGCTGAGAAAATCCTGCATTGCAACATTTTCATGAAGTGACTGCTCTGAAGCCCTGAACCATCAACATGTTGGTTGAAAACTCGAGATATTTTACCATAAACTAGATGATGGTACTTGAAAATTACGAAGCATGCAGCTTATATCAGACAAAGGTATCAGCTGACCACATTCTAAAACGGAGCTCGACAAGCATGTACAGTTTTATCATCAAAGACGACAAAAACAATCTAGCAAGTACCAAGTTATGTGTGGTCTGCTATAGTGATAGAAAATTCATAACTAGAGTAACGCTGATTTATTGGAGTGGCGCTCTTTATGGTACAGTAGTACTGATGCATACATGCACTAGCAGTTTTCAAATTCCAGGCTGGTTTAGATGcatttttgatgaatttttctgTCTATGAGAGTCTGGTTTTTTCTATtagcatgattttattttggtgaGCTTTACCCCATTAACTACCTTCTCAAGGTGTAATTTTTAACTTGGTAATGCACCTTCCCTGCTCCTTTGCACATATGACACCGCAGTGCCTGCCATCCATTGCAAGTCTGACAATTCCTGCATACACAAGCAATTAAATGAACAACACGCCAATCTTAACAAGACATGTTCTTCTACCACTTTCCAAGGAGACTAGAAAGATTAAAACAGTAAGCTATATTGGATACAATTCTATCCTCCTTTGGattcaaaaaatttcatcatcGTCTTAGTTCATTTTTTATAGGAATAATTTTTAGTCCTTTGAAACGATACACTGCTTTGCTTTCACTGACAATAAATAGGCACTCTCCAGCTCTCAGCACAAGTTAAAACAGAATCATGACAACACAGGGGGCAAGAAAAGGAACAAAGCTCCGCAATTCAAGCACAGAATATCTTCACCACAcagtcaaaaataaatttgtaggCAATTGCTCAAACATTTCAGCTCAGCGTCCCTAAAACTTCAATGTGAACAACATGACATTTATGTTATTATGAACAATATGAAAAGCAAACCAAATATGATGTACTATCACCCTTTAGTCAATTTACATCGTTCCGCACTGATATAATATAAGTTGAATCTTTGAGTTTCCTAGAAAGAAAGCTCCTCATAGAACTTCATGTGGCCGACTATAACAAGGGTTTGGTTATCAAGTGAAGGACATCACAACCAAGAAAAGGTTTTTAAACACGACAAAAATATAGCAATTCAAAATACCAACAAATGGGAGAAAGCTATCCTCAGTCACACATCATTTCTAATTCATTCTGACAGGCGAAAAGGCAAATTTGCAAGACAAGCATTTAGTGTATCATTTAGATGACAGTCTTGGGAAACCACTCTGTAAGATAGATGTATTAAAAATACCGACTTCCAAGGCTGCCTTGGTAACAGTTGTTCCCAAAGTGACAGAtgtttcatattaaatttttttaaaaaaaaaaaaattgacttatcAGCAGtcacaaaatcataatttagcAGCGAGAAAGATATTCAACTGTATAGATAGAAAAATCAGCATCAAGAGTTCTGCACAATACAATGGATACCATAATATTATCATGACAAGATCATACTGGAATAGAACAATTATTGACATAAGCAAGGGTCAGTACCTTTGACATATCACCTTCTTTCCCATCTCCAATGCAATATCATAGGTCCCCAAAGTAGCAACAACCTGCAAAGAAGATAAGAAAACAATTCGGTGACATTTCTATCAATACCATTCCGAAAtccaaaacaggaaaaaaaaaaaaaaaaaaaaaaaacacctattaTGGAAGAGAAGCGAGTCAGCCTAACCAAATGAGAAGTGTAACTTAAAAGAACCACTAGGTCAACATGAAGGTAATCAAAATCTCAAAGCTAGGACAATAGCATATATGCTGCAAGAAGAACATTTTGGGTACAAAAGGTGAAGTACTGTAAGTAAATTGCAGAAAAGTGAAATTATCTTCAAAATTAGTGTTCACCCAAAATGACCCGCAAAGTAGCAAAAAAGAGGAAGCAGATAGTAGGAAATTGTGCTAGCTCTGCATACACAAATAATTGCATAAAAAGCAAAGATCTCTAGAATGTTGTTCCCAACCCATATATGACATGAAAAATTGCTTACATCATGAAGTGCAAGAAATAGATGACTTTAGGTTATATCCCGCAACCAAAACTTTTTCATAGAATTACAAATAATAGGAAGATTGCATAAAAGTACAATGATCCAGCAAAATTGTTACAGTTGCAGGAAGCCATCAATGTAGCACTTTAACCAAATGATTCGAAATGCCACCGAATTATCATCAAGGTTTAAACCACCACTATGAAACCCTATGTCAAATGCCACTTGATACATAAGTGAACAAACACCGGGTGTCCCATTTAAGCCAAGGAGAAatgcaactaaaaaaaacatgaaaacccaTGTGTGTAACGATAAGTAAAATGAAAACAGCCCATAAAGTCTCTGGCTCTGCAAAAACCAACACACAGTGCACAGGACATACATGGCACAAAATTACAAAAGACCAGGAAAGGTCGAGAATTTATACAAAGATAGAAGCATAGGAGAGCTTGGAGACGAGCTCAGGGACACCAAAGCCACGAGGAGCGGAGCCAGCAATGTCAAAAGCAAGAGTGAAAGGAGACAAGACAAGTTTTATTGGGAACTCGAAAATATCAATCACTTGTTGGCCATAACGAGCAGTGAAGAGCTTGTACTGTAAGTCAGCGAATTGCTTCACACTCTTTATCAGACGGTCTGTTCCTCTCGACATGGCTAAGGTGGATAGAGAGGATAGAGCTTGGAGCTGGAGATGTATTCGTGGGCGGCCTACCTAGCTTGCACTGCTGAAGTAGGGGGTGGGTCTGAAGCCATGGGataaaaccgaaccaaaacagGGTAAGGAATTTTTTACAGGATAAAttggtttcattttttctttttcttttattattaaaattaaatttaaaaaaaaaaaaaaaactaaaagagcgAAATAAAGTATTGCATCCTGtgatttcctttttcattttttttctttgttaattagtttttttttaatttattatttaatattgtatcgattcatgttattaatttattttaatttattttttatatagttattataGTTTAAACAAATCTTAGATTGATGCtcaaatttcatgaaaaaaatttgattttattatttatgagatattaaaaataaaaggattaaaattaaaatataaaaaaaatagcagctctttttataaaaagaaaatatggtaTAAACtatagttctttttttatttgatttgtattttttttaatgaaatcataTGTTGTGTGGGTTAGGATTTTggattgataatttatttctatttattttttatatcattatcgtagtttcaaaaaaaatctaatattaggTTAAtgtcaattttacaaaaataaattcaattttattatttaaaaagataaaaaataaggggaccaaaattgaatcaaagaaacaataggacctttaaaaaaaaagacattattGTATTAGCgcttttttggttaattttgcattaaatatttttatttttatttttgtccatTTAGTTTGGTAATTAAATGATTTagtacaaaactttattttattctattttagtttttttagtttgaattgGGATAAAGAAAGCCggcaataaatattaatttaattaattaagtaattaaatgGTTTAGtctgaaattttatatatatcattggtttaattaattaattacaccCTCTAAtgacaaatttattaataaacagTCAAtcaattttctattattttgtttttcttaagcctgactttttcattttttttctctacttttgatttgtgttttttttttttacaaaaaataaagatctcccgtttcttt
It contains:
- the LOC7460815 gene encoding uncharacterized protein LOC7460815, which translates into the protein MSRGTDRLIKSVKQFADLQYKLFTARYGQQVIDIFEFPIKLVLSPFTLAFDIAGSAPRGFGVPELVSKLSYASIFVVATLGTYDIALEMGKKVICQRNCQTCNGWQALRCHMCKGAGKVHYQVKNYTLRSGEKATAECIADAIADNRAELVHLPSSMDLNMPLPSKDCPTCDGTGVMSCPECKNKLQVRISADDIMEPPWQAYNVLSKMEYPYEHIVDSMKDPSIAAFWLFSFPEIMGGFNYDGDIKQKIWWQYKESMRYDQLRDMVAKRKPGWEHLQEALISIDPIRARDDPIVVKNVPYYKAKKALEAEVMKLDPPSRPQNWGELDLPLNVSSWSEEDLKKPEKFYEMTVLLNAQREIADKILDAQWETKWRQEKLNELLEEKVRPYIQNINSGALPRPIIIQPQNQDKKRRQRRWWFF